A single region of the Cryptococcus decagattii chromosome 4, complete sequence genome encodes:
- a CDS encoding ribosomal protein L15 — MLGNPVRNFLNSTTRLINPATSFSYRAVSTAVHLGDLTPAKGSTKTDTRYGRGPGSQKGGTSGRGHKGQKARNGKGVRLGFEGGQTPLYRKIPKRGFINFTSKTYAPLSIATLQSWIAQSRISADEVITVGTVVRSNAIHGLSHLSGVKLLGDADPTLPLPPLKLELSRYSKSAAQTIINAGGEVKAVYHNNLSLRKEWYPEKFMDKEIKSAKPTRKNDILYYTNPAKYGYLAEEVKTPARKMTPEEWSKVESA, encoded by the exons ATGCTTGGAAACCCTGTCAGGAATTTCTTGAATAGCACAACAAGGCTTATCAACCCCGCCACATCATTCTCTTATCGTGCTGTCTCAACCGCCGTGCACTTAGGCGACTTGACTCCCGCAAAGGGCTCAACAAAGACT GATACGCGATATGGTAGGGGTCCTGGAAGTCAAAAGGGTGGTACATCTGGACGGGGTCATAAGGGTCAAAAAGCTAGGAATGGCAAGGGCGTGAGATTGGGTTTCGAGGGTGGTCAGACTCCGCTGTACAGAAAGATTCCCAAGAGAGGTTTCATCAACTT CACATCTAAGACCTACGCACCTCTTTCCATTGCTACTCTTCAATCATGGATCGCACAATCCCGTATTTCTGCCGATGAGGTTATAACAGTCGGCACCGTCGTCCGATCCAATGCTATCCATGGTCTCTCCCACCTCTCCGGAGTCAAGCTCCTTGGTGATGCTGATCCCACTCTTCCGCTTCCTCCCTTGAAACTTGAACTGTCAAGGTACTCCAAGAGCGCAGCTCAAACGATCATCAACGCTGGTGGTGAGGTGAAGGCTGTCTACCATAACAACTTGAGTTTGAGAAAGGAGTGGTACCCCGAGAAGTTTATGGATAAGGAGATTAAGAGTGCCAAGCCTACAAGGAAGAATGATATCT TATATTACACTAACCCCGCTAAATATGGTTACCTCGCCGAGGAAGTCAAGACTCCTGCTCGAAAGATGACTCCTGAAGAATGGAGCAAAGTGGAGTCTGCGTAA